Proteins encoded by one window of Massilia sp. NR 4-1:
- a CDS encoding DUF3369 domain-containing protein: protein MDDDMLFDDEAEAEPRPRLPPWQVLIVDDEEAVHQVTKLVMSDFEFDGRPLQFTDCYSGAEAREVLGRGAEFALILLDVVMESEHAGLDLVHHIREELGNISVRIVLRTGQPGQAPQAYVLKAYDINDYREKTDLTHAKLSVVFYSALRGYRDLMRLERARSGLRRTIDAITQVCEAENLPHFCSAVLDQAGALLGHGGEGVCASRVDAYAAVARQGGLKVLAVTPGFAELQGESKLEGLPPAVREAFERCMQERRGHHGDLHHASYHRTRDGSESFLYMAFSAPLRSEDRELLSLFSANVAVTYEKLQQREETMSTTKPVSLFEESDGRILAEAALRSITASTARARGEDFLRILVRDLGQALDVRYVIAGRVIQMADGEGIRTLAVWGGEDYLPNMDYSLKHTPCQDVTDQSMCFHGCGIQADYPEDTLLVDMQAESYIGMPMVDTEGKTLGILSALDTRPIDENKRLLALSLLSIFAARCAAELQHQDRETLLEEKVQQRTEALRAAQANMVEQEKMAALGALVAGVAHEVNTPVGVAVTAASGLASYAEQMVSMLSGEKVSRSELTGLATRLKGAAGLVEQNLARAAQLIGNFKQLAVDQGTEHISELVLHEYVQGVVSAHSPELRKAQIEARIEIAPQLRVRLPAGKFSQVLSNLLMNSAKHAYPNGGPGQVRIAARLAEDEGGAPWLHVHFADDGIGLAPGIRERVFEPFFTTKRGQGGSGLGMHIVYTIVHQMGGQVALDDQAERGCALKVKLPLARFAAGAAEAS, encoded by the coding sequence ATGGACGACGATATGCTGTTTGACGACGAGGCCGAAGCCGAGCCCCGTCCGCGCCTGCCGCCCTGGCAGGTCCTGATCGTGGACGACGAGGAGGCGGTGCACCAGGTCACCAAGCTGGTGATGTCCGATTTCGAATTCGACGGCCGCCCGCTGCAATTCACCGACTGCTATTCCGGCGCCGAAGCGCGCGAGGTGCTGGGGCGCGGCGCCGAGTTCGCCCTGATCCTGCTCGATGTGGTGATGGAAAGCGAGCATGCCGGCCTCGACCTGGTGCACCATATCCGCGAAGAGCTGGGCAATATCTCGGTGCGCATCGTATTGCGCACCGGCCAGCCGGGCCAGGCGCCGCAAGCCTATGTGCTCAAGGCTTACGACATCAACGATTACCGCGAAAAGACCGACCTCACGCATGCCAAGCTGAGCGTGGTCTTCTATTCCGCCCTGCGCGGCTACCGCGACCTGATGCGCCTGGAGCGCGCGCGCAGCGGCCTGCGCCGCACCATCGACGCCATCACCCAGGTGTGCGAGGCGGAAAACCTGCCGCATTTCTGTTCCGCCGTGCTGGACCAGGCCGGCGCCTTGCTCGGCCATGGCGGCGAGGGCGTGTGCGCCAGCCGCGTCGACGCCTATGCCGCCGTTGCGCGCCAGGGCGGGCTGAAAGTGCTGGCCGTCACGCCCGGCTTCGCCGAATTGCAGGGCGAGAGCAAGCTGGAAGGCTTGCCGCCCGCGGTGCGCGAGGCCTTCGAGCGCTGCATGCAGGAACGGCGCGGCCACCACGGCGATCTGCACCACGCCAGCTACCACCGCACGCGCGACGGCAGCGAAAGCTTCCTGTATATGGCATTCTCGGCGCCGCTGCGCAGCGAAGACCGCGAACTTCTATCCCTGTTCTCGGCCAATGTGGCCGTCACGTATGAAAAGCTGCAGCAGCGCGAGGAAACCATGAGCACCACCAAGCCTGTCTCCCTGTTCGAGGAAAGCGATGGCCGCATCCTGGCCGAAGCGGCCTTGCGTTCGATTACCGCTTCGACGGCGCGCGCGCGCGGCGAGGATTTCCTGCGCATCCTGGTGCGCGATCTGGGGCAGGCGCTGGACGTGCGTTATGTGATCGCCGGCCGCGTGATCCAGATGGCGGACGGCGAAGGCATCCGCACCCTGGCCGTGTGGGGCGGCGAAGACTATCTGCCGAATATGGATTACAGCCTGAAGCACACGCCCTGCCAGGACGTGACGGACCAGAGCATGTGCTTCCACGGCTGCGGCATCCAGGCCGATTATCCCGAGGACACGCTGCTGGTCGATATGCAGGCCGAGAGCTATATCGGGATGCCCATGGTCGATACCGAGGGCAAGACCCTGGGCATCCTGTCGGCGCTGGACACGCGGCCGATCGACGAGAACAAGCGCCTGCTGGCGCTGTCGCTGCTGTCGATTTTCGCCGCGCGCTGCGCCGCCGAGCTGCAGCACCAGGACCGCGAAACGCTGCTGGAAGAGAAGGTGCAGCAGCGCACCGAAGCCTTGCGCGCGGCCCAGGCCAATATGGTGGAGCAGGAAAAGATGGCCGCGCTGGGCGCCCTGGTGGCGGGCGTGGCGCACGAGGTGAATACGCCGGTGGGTGTGGCCGTCACGGCCGCCTCCGGCCTGGCCAGCTATGCCGAGCAGATGGTGAGCATGCTGAGCGGGGAGAAGGTCAGCCGCTCGGAACTGACCGGCCTGGCCACGCGCCTGAAAGGGGCGGCCGGCCTGGTCGAGCAGAATCTGGCGCGCGCCGCCCAGCTGATCGGCAACTTCAAGCAGCTGGCCGTGGACCAGGGCACCGAACATATCAGCGAACTGGTGCTGCACGAGTACGTGCAGGGCGTGGTCTCGGCCCATAGCCCGGAACTGCGCAAGGCCCAGATCGAAGCCCGGATCGAGATCGCGCCGCAGCTGCGCGTGCGCCTGCCGGCCGGCAAGTTCTCGCAAGTGCTGTCGAATCTCTTGATGAACTCGGCCAAGCACGCCTACCCCAATGGCGGCCCGGGCCAGGTAAGGATCGCGGCCCGGCTGGCCGAGGACGAGGGCGGCGCCCCCTGGCTGCATGTGCACTTTGCCGACGATGGCATCGGCCTGGCGCCCGGCATCCGCGAACGCGTGTTCGAACCCTTCTTCACCACCAAGCGCGGGCAGGGCGGTTCCGGCCTGGGCATGCACATCGTCTACACCATCGTGCACCAGATGGGCGGCCAGGTCGCGCTCGACGACCAGGCCGAGCGTGGCTGCGCCCTCAAGGTCAAGCTGCCGCTGGCGCGCTTCGCCGCCGGCGCGGCGGAAGCCAGCTAA
- the corA gene encoding magnesium/cobalt transporter CorA produces the protein MLINCVAYQDGRKLADIPVEDISDYVARPECFVWVALRDAEQHELLKMQEEFGLHELAVEDASRGHQRPKIEEYGDSLFVVVKMAALELDELVIGEVDIFVGQNYVLSSRQNSEQGFLGVRARAEREPQLLQQGPAFVLYALMDAVVDRYFPIVDAMETELEAIEERIFIRGSQRNNIERLYALKRKVMTLRHAVAPLLDAIGKLHGGRVPAVCQNTQEYFRDVHDHLHRITASLDTIRDTIGTAIQVNLSMVALEEGEVNKRLAAWAAIFAVLTAFAGIWGMNFKNMPELDWRFGYPLALSAMASVSFYLYRRFRRAGWL, from the coding sequence ATGCTGATTAATTGCGTGGCCTATCAGGATGGCCGCAAGCTGGCAGATATCCCGGTCGAGGATATCAGCGACTATGTCGCCCGCCCCGAATGCTTTGTCTGGGTGGCGCTGCGCGACGCCGAGCAGCACGAGCTGCTCAAGATGCAGGAAGAGTTCGGCCTGCACGAGCTGGCGGTGGAAGACGCCAGCCGCGGCCACCAGCGGCCCAAGATCGAGGAGTATGGCGATTCGCTGTTCGTGGTGGTGAAGATGGCGGCGCTGGAGCTGGACGAGCTGGTGATCGGCGAGGTCGACATCTTCGTTGGCCAGAACTATGTGCTGTCCTCGCGCCAGAACAGCGAGCAGGGCTTCCTCGGCGTGCGCGCGCGCGCCGAACGCGAACCGCAGCTGCTGCAGCAAGGTCCGGCCTTCGTGCTGTATGCGCTGATGGATGCCGTGGTGGACCGCTATTTCCCCATCGTCGACGCCATGGAGACCGAGCTGGAAGCGATCGAGGAGCGCATCTTCATCCGCGGCTCGCAGCGCAATAATATCGAGCGCCTGTACGCCCTGAAGCGCAAGGTGATGACCCTGCGCCACGCCGTTGCGCCGCTGCTGGACGCCATCGGCAAGCTGCACGGCGGCCGCGTGCCGGCCGTGTGCCAGAACACCCAGGAATATTTCCGCGACGTGCATGACCACCTGCACCGCATCACGGCCTCGCTCGATACCATCCGCGACACCATCGGCACGGCGATCCAGGTGAACCTGTCGATGGTGGCGCTGGAGGAGGGCGAGGTCAATAAGCGGCTTGCCGCCTGGGCCGCTATCTTCGCGGTACTGACGGCATTTGCCGGGATCTGGGGCATGAATTTCAAGAATATGCCGGAACTGGACTGGCGCTTCGGCTACCCGCTGGCCTTGAGCGCCATGGCCTCGGTGAGTTTCTACCTGTACCGCCGCTTCCGCCGCGCCGGCTGGCTGTAG
- the ntrC gene encoding nitrogen regulation protein NR(I): MKPIWIVDDDESIRWVLEKALARESLATRSFANARDAIAALESETPQVLVSDIRMPGDSGLDLLQLVKTRHPGLPVIIITAFSDLDSAVAAFQGGAFEYLAKPFDIDKAVELIRRALDESLREASVEAGPADTPEILGQAPAMQEVFRAIGRLSQSNVTVLITGESGTGKELVARALHKHSPRAAQPFIALNTAAIPKDLLESELFGHERGAFTGAQATRRGRFEQAENGTLFLDEIGDMPFDLQTRLLRVLSDGHFYRVGGHQPLKANVRVITATHQNLEQRVRDGLFREDLYHRLNVIRLRLPSLRERREDIPLLVRHFLLQSARQLGVEAKRMSEPTLAFLSSLDLPGNVRQLENLCNWITVMAPGQTVEVKDLPLELSQGKEGAGQGGALEPSALAGAALPLGAGGTGGLAAAGVPAGTAGQANLADGWLGLLEQEAAAMLAANQPEVMTVLGRQFESALIRMALRHTHGRKNDAAVRLGIGRNTITRKIAELGIAGARED; this comes from the coding sequence ATGAAGCCGATCTGGATAGTTGACGACGACGAATCGATCCGCTGGGTACTGGAAAAAGCGCTGGCCCGCGAAAGCCTCGCCACCCGCAGTTTCGCCAACGCGCGCGACGCCATCGCCGCGCTGGAGAGCGAGACGCCGCAGGTGCTGGTGTCCGACATCCGCATGCCGGGCGACTCCGGCCTCGACCTGCTGCAGCTGGTCAAGACGCGCCATCCCGGCCTGCCCGTCATCATCATCACCGCCTTCTCCGACCTGGATTCGGCCGTGGCCGCCTTCCAGGGCGGGGCGTTCGAATACCTGGCCAAGCCCTTCGATATCGACAAGGCCGTCGAGCTGATCCGGCGCGCCCTGGACGAGAGCCTGCGCGAAGCCAGCGTGGAAGCGGGACCGGCCGATACGCCCGAAATCCTGGGCCAGGCGCCCGCCATGCAGGAAGTCTTCCGCGCCATCGGCCGCCTGTCGCAGTCGAATGTGACGGTGCTGATCACAGGCGAATCGGGCACCGGCAAGGAACTGGTGGCGCGCGCCCTGCACAAGCACAGTCCGCGCGCGGCCCAGCCTTTCATCGCGCTCAACACGGCGGCGATTCCAAAAGATCTGCTGGAGTCGGAACTGTTCGGCCATGAGCGCGGCGCCTTCACCGGCGCGCAGGCGACGCGCCGCGGCCGCTTCGAGCAGGCCGAGAACGGCACGCTCTTCCTCGACGAGATCGGCGACATGCCCTTCGATTTGCAGACGCGCCTGCTGCGCGTGCTGTCGGACGGCCATTTCTACCGCGTCGGCGGCCACCAGCCGCTGAAGGCGAATGTGCGCGTGATCACGGCCACGCACCAGAACCTGGAGCAGCGCGTGCGCGACGGCCTGTTCCGCGAAGACTTGTACCACCGCCTGAACGTGATCCGCCTGCGCCTGCCCAGCCTGCGCGAACGGCGCGAAGACATTCCCCTGCTGGTGCGCCACTTCCTGCTGCAAAGCGCGCGCCAGCTCGGCGTGGAAGCCAAGCGCATGAGCGAACCGACCCTGGCCTTCCTGTCCAGCCTGGACTTGCCGGGCAATGTGCGCCAGCTGGAAAACCTGTGCAACTGGATCACCGTGATGGCGCCGGGCCAGACGGTCGAGGTCAAGGACTTGCCGCTGGAACTAAGCCAGGGCAAGGAGGGTGCGGGGCAGGGCGGCGCGCTGGAACCGTCCGCCTTGGCCGGCGCCGCCTTGCCCCTTGGTGCGGGCGGAACTGGCGGTTTGGCGGCTGCGGGCGTGCCGGCTGGCACTGCCGGGCAGGCGAACTTGGCCGATGGCTGGCTGGGCTTGCTGGAGCAGGAGGCGGCCGCCATGCTGGCCGCCAACCAGCCCGAGGTGATGACGGTGCTGGGCCGCCAGTTTGAATCGGCCCTGATCCGCATGGCGCTGCGCCATACGCATGGCCGCAAGAACGATGCCGCCGTGCGCCTGGGCATCGGCCGCAACACGATCACGCGCAAGATCGCCGAGCTGGGCATCGCCGGCGCGCGCGAGGACTGA
- the glnL gene encoding nitrogen regulation protein NR(II) codes for MKLATTTARATAERPPALAGLDLLATAVLILDADGQIAYANAAAENLLESSLKALSRQKLNALFLNPAELDALCAQARQHKFSDLRQELTLERGGREALHLHAIASALDEPPASVLLELREMVQQIKLDREERMLDQSQVNKELIRNLAHEIKNPLGGIRGAAQLLEMELPPLHLQQLREYTQVIIKEADRLQTLVDRLLAPHRRPHIVGDVNIHEVLERVRSLILAEFPAGLAILRDYDASIPEFRGDKEQLIQTVLNIAHNAAQALGERIVAGDAQLVFKTRVARQVTLAKVRYNLALDLHIIDNGPGIAAQIRDRIFYPLVSGREGGSGLGLTLAQTFVQQHQGVIECESRPGCTDFRILLPLP; via the coding sequence ATGAAACTTGCCACGACTACTGCCCGCGCCACCGCCGAGCGGCCGCCCGCGCTGGCCGGACTGGATTTGCTGGCCACGGCCGTGCTCATCCTCGATGCCGATGGCCAGATCGCCTACGCCAACGCGGCGGCGGAAAACCTGCTGGAAAGTTCGCTCAAGGCGCTCTCGCGCCAGAAACTGAACGCGCTCTTTCTCAACCCGGCCGAACTGGACGCGCTGTGCGCCCAGGCGCGCCAGCATAAATTCTCCGACCTGCGCCAGGAACTGACCCTGGAGCGCGGCGGGCGCGAAGCCCTGCATCTGCACGCCATCGCCAGCGCGCTCGACGAGCCGCCCGCCAGCGTGCTGCTGGAACTGCGCGAAATGGTGCAGCAGATTAAGCTCGACCGCGAAGAGCGCATGCTGGACCAGAGCCAGGTCAACAAGGAACTGATCCGCAACCTGGCGCACGAGATCAAGAATCCGCTGGGCGGCATCCGCGGCGCGGCGCAATTGCTGGAGATGGAACTGCCGCCGCTGCATCTGCAGCAGCTGCGCGAATACACCCAGGTCATCATCAAGGAAGCGGACCGCCTGCAAACCCTGGTCGACCGCCTGCTGGCGCCGCACCGCCGGCCGCATATCGTGGGCGACGTGAATATCCATGAAGTGCTGGAGCGCGTGCGCAGCCTGATCCTGGCCGAGTTCCCGGCCGGCCTGGCCATCCTGCGCGACTACGACGCCTCGATTCCCGAATTCCGCGGCGATAAGGAACAGCTGATCCAGACCGTGCTGAATATCGCGCACAACGCGGCCCAGGCGCTCGGCGAGCGCATCGTCGCCGGCGATGCCCAGCTCGTGTTCAAGACGCGCGTGGCGCGCCAGGTCACCCTGGCCAAGGTCCGCTATAACCTGGCATTAGATTTGCATATCATCGACAATGGACCGGGCATCGCCGCCCAGATCCGCGACCGCATCTTCTACCCGCTGGTGTCCGGACGGGAAGGGGGCAGCGGCCTGGGGCTGACGCTGGCACAGACTTTCGTGCAGCAGCACCAGGGCGTGATCGAGTGCGAAAGCCGGCCTGGATGCACGGACTTCCGCATCCTGCTGCCCCTGCCTTGA
- a CDS encoding DUF4124 domain-containing protein, with protein MRTSISHLPALALLAACGAASAQQIYLCVDASGHKELTDTRKGGNCKPLDLPGAAIPAPARREGGAHGRPPGTPAPAAVAPAAFPRVDSAEQRARDADRRQILGEELRSEQAKLAELRKDYNNGEPERRGDERNYAKYQERVAQMKDSIARSEQNVEALKREIANIR; from the coding sequence ATGAGGACAAGCATTTCCCACTTGCCGGCACTGGCTTTGCTGGCCGCCTGCGGCGCTGCCAGCGCCCAGCAGATTTACCTGTGCGTGGACGCCAGCGGCCACAAGGAGCTGACCGATACGCGCAAGGGCGGCAATTGCAAGCCCCTGGATCTGCCGGGCGCGGCGATTCCGGCCCCGGCGCGGCGCGAAGGCGGCGCCCATGGCCGGCCGCCGGGCACGCCCGCGCCGGCCGCCGTGGCGCCTGCGGCCTTCCCGCGCGTCGACAGCGCCGAGCAGCGCGCGCGCGACGCCGACCGCCGCCAGATCCTCGGCGAGGAGCTGCGCAGCGAGCAGGCCAAGCTGGCCGAGCTGCGCAAGGACTATAACAACGGCGAACCGGAACGGCGTGGCGACGAACGCAATTACGCCAAATACCAGGAGCGGGTGGCGCAGATGAAGGACAGCATCGCCCGTTCGGAACAGAATGTGGAAGCGCTCAAGCGCGAAATCGCCAATATCCGCTGA
- the glnA gene encoding type I glutamate--ammonia ligase produces MAMTAAEVLKMVAENDVKFVDFRFADTRGKEQHVTVPVSHFDIDKFESGHAFDGSSIAGWKGIEASDMILLPDPSTANIDPFMEETTLFMQCDVIEPSDGKGYDRDPRSIAKRAEAYLKSSGLGDTAYFGPEPEFFIFDSVKWRIDMSGAMVKIDSDEASWSTDKDIEGGNSGHRPTVKGGYFPVPPVDSFQDMRSEMCLILESMGIPVEVHHHEVAGAGQNEIGTKFSTLVERADWTQNMKYVIWNVAHSYGKTATFMPKPVVGDNGSGMHVHQSIWKDGKNLFAGDGYAGLSDFALYYIGGIIKHAKALNAITNPGTNSYKRLVPGYEAPVKLAYSARNRSASIRIPHVANPKGRRIETRFPDPLANPYLCFAALMMAGLDGVQNKIHPGEAASKDLYHLPPEEDALIPTVCASLEEALEHLNKDREFLTRGGVFTDSMIDAYIELKMTEVTRMRQTTHPVEFDMYYSL; encoded by the coding sequence ATGGCAATGACCGCCGCAGAAGTCTTGAAGATGGTTGCAGAGAACGACGTGAAATTCGTCGATTTCCGTTTCGCCGACACCCGTGGCAAGGAACAGCACGTGACCGTGCCGGTGTCCCACTTCGACATCGACAAATTCGAATCGGGCCACGCTTTCGACGGTTCCTCGATCGCCGGCTGGAAAGGCATCGAAGCGTCGGACATGATCCTGCTGCCGGACCCGAGCACCGCGAACATCGACCCCTTCATGGAAGAAACCACGCTGTTCATGCAGTGCGACGTGATCGAGCCGTCGGACGGCAAGGGTTACGACCGCGATCCGCGTTCCATCGCCAAGCGCGCTGAAGCCTACCTGAAATCCTCCGGCCTGGGCGATACCGCCTACTTCGGCCCGGAACCGGAATTCTTCATCTTCGATTCCGTCAAATGGCGCATCGATATGTCGGGCGCGATGGTCAAGATCGACTCCGACGAAGCGTCCTGGTCGACCGACAAGGACATCGAAGGCGGCAACAGCGGCCACCGCCCAACCGTCAAAGGCGGCTACTTCCCGGTGCCGCCAGTCGACTCCTTCCAGGACATGCGCTCGGAAATGTGCCTGATCCTGGAATCCATGGGCATCCCGGTCGAAGTGCACCACCACGAAGTGGCGGGCGCCGGCCAGAATGAAATCGGCACCAAGTTCTCGACCCTGGTCGAGCGCGCCGACTGGACCCAGAACATGAAGTACGTGATCTGGAACGTGGCCCACAGCTACGGCAAGACCGCGACCTTCATGCCGAAGCCTGTGGTGGGCGACAACGGCTCGGGCATGCACGTGCACCAGTCGATCTGGAAAGACGGCAAAAACCTGTTCGCCGGCGACGGCTATGCCGGCCTGTCCGATTTCGCCCTGTACTACATCGGCGGCATCATCAAGCACGCCAAGGCACTGAACGCCATCACCAACCCAGGCACCAATTCCTACAAGCGTCTGGTGCCAGGCTACGAAGCGCCGGTGAAACTGGCTTACTCGGCCCGCAACCGTTCCGCCTCGATCCGCATTCCGCACGTGGCGAACCCGAAAGGCCGCCGCATCGAGACCCGCTTCCCTGACCCGCTGGCCAACCCATACCTGTGCTTCGCGGCGCTGATGATGGCCGGCCTGGACGGTGTGCAGAACAAGATCCATCCGGGCGAAGCAGCGTCGAAAGACCTGTACCATCTGCCGCCGGAAGAAGATGCGCTGATCCCGACCGTCTGCGCTTCGCTGGAAGAGGCCCTGGAGCACCTGAACAAGGACCGCGAGTTCCTGACCCGCGGCGGCGTGTTCACCGACTCCATGATCGACGCCTACATCGAGCTGAAAATGACCGAAGTCACCCGCATGCGCCAAACCACGCACCCGGTTGAGTTCGACATGTACTACTCGCTGTAA
- a CDS encoding rhodanese-like domain-containing protein, with protein sequence MSPEANILQRARSRDAALPYAGAVTPQEAYELLQADARVRLIDVRTTAERDWVGRVAIPETQHGAVQWNTYPGGAPNPDFMAQLGAVAGKDDVLLFLCRSGVRSRHAAKLATEHGYQNCFDILQGFEGDKDGAGHRKTLGGWCHAGLPWLGA encoded by the coding sequence ATGAGTCCTGAGGCCAATATTTTGCAACGCGCACGCAGCCGCGACGCTGCCCTGCCCTATGCCGGCGCGGTCACGCCGCAAGAAGCGTATGAACTGCTGCAGGCCGATGCCCGCGTGCGCCTGATCGATGTCCGCACCACGGCGGAGCGCGACTGGGTCGGCCGCGTCGCCATTCCCGAAACCCAGCATGGCGCGGTGCAGTGGAACACCTATCCGGGCGGCGCGCCCAATCCCGACTTCATGGCCCAGCTGGGCGCTGTGGCGGGCAAGGACGATGTATTGCTGTTCCTGTGCCGCTCGGGCGTGCGCTCGCGCCACGCCGCCAAGCTGGCGACCGAGCACGGCTACCAGAACTGCTTCGACATCCTGCAAGGCTTCGAGGGCGACAAGGATGGCGCCGGCCACCGCAAGACGCTCGGCGGCTGGTGCCACGCCGGCCTGCCCTGGCTGGGCGCATAA
- a CDS encoding TonB-dependent siderophore receptor, with the protein MQSPSVPKKQLLALAIGALFTAALAQAQTAPVADDPQSTVVVTGTRVAKRTVLDTTAPVDIISAEALKVGGVTEISQALSVALPSLNFPRPGMTDGTDTIRPAALRGLAPDQTLVLVNSKRRHASSLVNLNGTIGRGSAAVDLNTIPSAIVKNIEVLRDGASAQYGSDAIAGVINLRLRTDRDGGEAVIGYGKRITEYSFAPVPRPADATWGAGPSERKRRDGANANFSVWKGLPWGESGHVTIAAEYKDQKHTERSGYDTRQQYPRVNGAYDPREQTIERFNAWYGEPELKQSTVFVNAGNTLAGGVKVYGWSSYQKREGKGSGFFRRPLQDNNTLAIYPDGFLPFIAPEVDDFSATGGVSWTVGDWELDSSIGYGKNKMDYTIENTLNRSLGANSKTVFNAGGFSYDQLTYNLSGVRQLEVGLASPLNVALGFEARREGYKLEAGEPDSWRNGGVLLPNGQPTASGSQVFPGFLPSDASNNHRNAYSLFADLEANLTPDLLASAAVRGEHYSDFGNNWSGKLAGRYSVTPAFALRGSVQNGFRAPSPQQQNFSSISTIFISGIPYDVGTLKPTSGAAQALGAKPLEAEKSVNFSLGAVAKLGKGSLTVDAFHIKIRDRIVLSENLTADNVRLYLNQQGFTGISGGRFFINGVNTTTKGVDVVLNYPYVSPQLGKFDFTVAGNYTDTKVTKLPVTAQLSALSPAPVLFGRVNVLVYEQGSPKTKFTASSNWSLGDWGATVRATRYGKVLTPDANPARDHISSAKTLVDVEGRYAISKRLSVALGADNLFDQYANPYPAALNASGNVPSSNYSPFGRSGRFVYARLNYTL; encoded by the coding sequence ATGCAGAGTCCATCCGTTCCGAAAAAACAGTTGCTGGCGCTGGCCATCGGCGCCCTGTTCACCGCCGCGCTGGCCCAGGCCCAGACCGCGCCCGTGGCCGACGATCCCCAGTCCACGGTGGTCGTCACCGGCACCCGGGTTGCCAAGCGCACCGTGCTCGACACGACCGCCCCGGTCGATATCATCTCGGCTGAAGCCTTGAAGGTCGGCGGCGTGACGGAAATCAGCCAGGCCCTGTCCGTGGCCCTGCCTTCGCTGAACTTCCCGCGCCCCGGCATGACCGACGGCACCGACACCATCCGTCCCGCCGCCCTGCGCGGCCTGGCCCCGGACCAGACCCTGGTGCTGGTCAACTCCAAGCGCCGCCACGCGTCCTCGCTGGTGAACCTGAACGGCACCATCGGCCGCGGTTCGGCCGCCGTCGACCTGAACACCATCCCCAGCGCCATCGTGAAGAACATCGAGGTGCTGCGCGACGGCGCTTCGGCCCAATATGGTTCGGACGCGATTGCCGGCGTGATCAATTTGCGCCTGCGCACCGACCGCGATGGCGGCGAAGCCGTGATCGGCTACGGCAAGCGCATCACCGAATACAGCTTCGCGCCGGTGCCGCGTCCGGCCGACGCCACCTGGGGCGCCGGACCGTCCGAGCGCAAGCGGCGCGATGGCGCCAACGCCAACTTCAGCGTGTGGAAAGGCCTGCCTTGGGGCGAGAGCGGCCACGTCACCATCGCCGCCGAATACAAGGACCAGAAACACACCGAGCGCAGCGGCTACGACACGCGCCAGCAATACCCGCGCGTCAACGGCGCTTACGATCCGCGCGAGCAGACCATCGAGCGTTTCAACGCCTGGTATGGCGAACCGGAACTGAAGCAGTCGACCGTCTTCGTCAACGCCGGCAATACCCTGGCGGGCGGCGTGAAAGTGTATGGCTGGAGCAGCTACCAGAAGCGCGAAGGCAAGGGCAGCGGCTTCTTCCGCCGTCCGCTGCAGGACAACAATACCCTGGCCATTTATCCGGACGGCTTCCTGCCCTTCATCGCGCCCGAGGTGGACGACTTCAGCGCCACCGGCGGCGTGAGCTGGACCGTGGGCGACTGGGAGCTGGACAGCTCCATCGGCTATGGCAAGAACAAGATGGATTACACCATCGAGAACACGCTGAACCGCTCGCTGGGCGCGAACAGCAAGACCGTCTTCAATGCCGGCGGCTTCTCGTACGACCAGCTGACCTACAACCTGTCCGGCGTACGCCAGCTGGAAGTGGGCCTGGCCTCGCCGCTCAACGTGGCCCTCGGTTTCGAAGCGCGCCGCGAAGGCTATAAGCTGGAAGCGGGCGAGCCGGATTCCTGGCGCAATGGCGGCGTGCTGCTGCCGAACGGACAGCCGACCGCCTCGGGTTCGCAAGTCTTCCCCGGCTTCCTGCCGTCGGATGCGTCCAACAACCACCGCAACGCCTACAGCCTGTTCGCCGATCTGGAAGCGAATCTGACGCCCGACCTGCTGGCCTCGGCCGCCGTGCGCGGCGAACATTACTCGGACTTCGGCAACAACTGGTCGGGCAAGCTGGCCGGCCGCTACAGCGTGACGCCGGCCTTCGCGCTGCGCGGCTCGGTGCAGAACGGCTTCCGCGCGCCGTCGCCGCAGCAGCAGAATTTCAGCTCGATCTCGACCATCTTCATCAGCGGCATTCCGTATGATGTGGGCACGCTGAAGCCGACCTCCGGCGCGGCGCAGGCGCTCGGCGCGAAACCGCTGGAAGCGGAAAAATCGGTGAACTTCTCGCTCGGCGCCGTGGCCAAGCTGGGCAAGGGCAGCCTGACGGTGGACGCCTTCCACATCAAGATCCGCGACCGCATCGTGCTGTCCGAAAACCTGACGGCCGACAATGTGCGCCTGTACCTGAACCAGCAGGGCTTTACCGGCATCAGCGGCGGGCGCTTCTTCATCAATGGCGTGAACACCACCACCAAGGGTGTGGATGTGGTGCTGAACTATCCCTATGTCTCGCCGCAGCTGGGCAAGTTCGATTTCACCGTGGCCGGCAATTACACCGACACCAAGGTGACCAAGCTGCCGGTGACGGCCCAGCTCTCGGCCCTGTCGCCGGCGCCGGTGCTGTTCGGCCGCGTCAATGTGCTGGTGTATGAGCAGGGTTCGCCCAAGACCAAGTTCACGGCCAGCAGCAACTGGTCGCTGGGCGATTGGGGCGCCACCGTGCGCGCCACGCGCTACGGCAAGGTGTTGACGCCGGACGCCAATCCGGCGCGCGACCATATCTCGTCGGCCAAGACCCTGGTCGATGTGGAAGGACGCTATGCGATCAGCAAGCGCCTCAGCGTGGCGCTGGGCGCGGACAATCTGTTCGACCAGTACGCCAATCCCTATCCGGCCGCGCTGAACGCCAGCGGCAACGTGCCGTCGTCGAACTACTCGCCGTTCGGCCGTTCCGGCCGCTTCGTGTATGCGCGCCTGAACTACACGCTGTAA